The proteins below come from a single Deinococcus radiodurans R1 = ATCC 13939 = DSM 20539 genomic window:
- the wrbA gene encoding NAD(P)H:quinone oxidoreductase type IV encodes MTAPVKLAIVFYSSTGTGYAMAQEAAEAGRAAGAEVRLLKVRETAPQDVIDGQDAWKANIEAMKDVPEATPADLEWAEAIVFSSPTRFGGATSQMRAFIDTLGGLWSSGKLANKTFSAMTSAQNVNGGQETTLQTLYMTAMHWGAVLTPPGYTDEVIFKSGGNPYGASVTANGQPLLENDRASIRHQVRRQVELTAKLLG; translated from the coding sequence ATGACCGCTCCTGTCAAGCTCGCCATCGTCTTTTATTCCAGCACCGGCACCGGCTACGCCATGGCCCAGGAAGCCGCCGAGGCGGGCCGCGCCGCCGGGGCCGAGGTGCGGCTGCTCAAGGTGCGCGAAACTGCTCCGCAAGACGTGATTGACGGCCAGGACGCCTGGAAAGCCAACATCGAGGCGATGAAAGACGTACCAGAGGCGACCCCCGCCGACCTCGAATGGGCCGAAGCCATCGTGTTCAGCTCGCCCACCCGTTTCGGCGGCGCGACGAGCCAGATGCGGGCGTTCATCGACACCCTCGGCGGCCTGTGGTCAAGCGGCAAACTGGCGAACAAGACCTTCAGCGCAATGACTTCGGCCCAGAATGTCAACGGCGGCCAGGAAACTACCCTGCAAACGCTGTACATGACGGCGATGCACTGGGGCGCGGTTCTGACGCCTCCCGGCTACACCGACGAGGTGATTTTCAAGTCCGGTGGCAACCCCTACGGCGCGAGCGTAACCGCCAACGGCCAGCCGCTGCTGGAGAATGACCGGGCGAGCATCCGCCATCAGGTCAGGCGGCAGGTGGAGTTGACGGCGAAGCTGCTCGGCTGA
- the hpaE gene encoding 5-carboxymethyl-2-hydroxymuconate semialdehyde dehydrogenase has translation MTQPNPTQPSPTQQNHDLARQLRESRLSRGLQHFIGGEWVDAHSGKTFDAHSPVDNDFLVKVAEGDASDIDRAAKAAHDAFQTWREVSGAERRKILHKVADLIEKRAQEIAVLESVDTGQAIRFMKSAAARGAENFRFYADRAPGAQDGQSLPAPGFINYSIRQPIGPVGVITPWNTPFMLSTWKIAPALAAGCTVVHKPAEWSPVSATLLTEIMDEAGLPGGVHNLVHGFGESAGKSLTEHPLVKAVAFVGETTTGSHIMRQGADTLKRVHFELGGKNPVVVFDDADLDKALDAVVFMIYSLNGERCTSSSRVLIQEGIYDEFTRRIAERAANIRVGDPLDPDTEVGPLVHPRHFEKVMSYFECARQEGATIAAGGERVGEAGNFVRPTLFTAARNDMKIAQEEIFGPVLTAIPFKDEADALELANDVNYGLAGYLWTNDLTRAHRFAHGLEAGMIWVNSENVRHLPTPFGGVKNSGIGRDGGDYSFEFYMETKNIAISLGTHKTAKLGVGQAPAVGKKEAGE, from the coding sequence ATGACCCAGCCCAATCCAACCCAGCCCAGTCCGACGCAGCAAAACCACGACCTCGCCCGGCAGCTCCGCGAAAGCCGCCTGAGCAGGGGCCTTCAGCACTTCATCGGCGGCGAGTGGGTGGACGCCCACAGCGGCAAGACCTTCGACGCGCACTCGCCGGTGGACAACGACTTTCTGGTGAAGGTGGCCGAGGGAGACGCCAGCGACATTGACCGGGCCGCAAAAGCCGCCCACGACGCCTTCCAGACGTGGCGCGAGGTGAGCGGGGCCGAGCGGCGCAAGATTCTGCATAAGGTGGCCGACCTGATCGAGAAGCGCGCACAGGAAATCGCTGTGCTGGAAAGCGTGGACACCGGGCAGGCCATCCGCTTTATGAAGTCGGCGGCGGCGCGCGGGGCCGAGAACTTCCGGTTTTACGCCGACCGCGCGCCGGGCGCCCAGGACGGCCAGAGCCTGCCCGCGCCCGGCTTTATCAACTACTCCATTCGCCAGCCCATCGGCCCGGTCGGGGTGATTACGCCCTGGAACACGCCGTTCATGCTGAGCACCTGGAAAATTGCGCCCGCGCTGGCTGCCGGCTGCACGGTGGTGCACAAGCCCGCCGAGTGGTCGCCCGTAAGCGCCACGTTGCTGACCGAAATCATGGACGAGGCTGGGCTGCCGGGAGGGGTGCACAACCTCGTGCACGGCTTCGGCGAGAGCGCGGGCAAGTCGCTGACCGAGCACCCGCTGGTCAAGGCGGTGGCCTTCGTAGGCGAGACGACCACCGGGAGCCACATCATGCGGCAGGGGGCCGACACGCTCAAGCGCGTGCACTTCGAGCTGGGCGGCAAAAACCCGGTGGTGGTCTTCGACGACGCCGACCTCGATAAGGCGCTCGACGCCGTGGTGTTCATGATCTACAGCCTCAACGGCGAGCGCTGCACGTCCTCCAGCCGGGTGCTGATTCAGGAGGGCATCTACGACGAATTCACCCGCCGCATTGCCGAGCGCGCCGCGAACATCCGGGTGGGCGACCCGCTCGACCCCGACACCGAAGTCGGGCCGCTCGTTCACCCGCGCCACTTCGAGAAGGTGATGTCGTACTTCGAGTGCGCGCGGCAGGAAGGCGCGACCATTGCCGCCGGGGGCGAGCGCGTGGGCGAGGCCGGAAATTTCGTGCGCCCGACACTGTTTACCGCCGCCCGCAACGACATGAAGATTGCCCAGGAGGAAATCTTCGGGCCGGTGTTGACCGCCATCCCTTTTAAGGACGAGGCCGACGCGCTTGAGCTAGCGAACGACGTGAACTACGGCCTGGCCGGGTATCTGTGGACGAACGACCTCACCCGCGCCCACCGCTTCGCGCACGGCCTGGAGGCAGGCATGATCTGGGTCAACAGTGAAAACGTGCGGCACCTGCCCACGCCCTTCGGCGGCGTGAAAAACAGCGGTATCGGACGCGACGGCGGCGACTACAGTTTCGAGTTCTACATGGAGACGAAGAACATCGCCATCTCGCTGGGGACGCACAAAACGGCGAAGTTGGGTGTGGGGCAGGCTCCGGCAGTGGGCAAGAAAGAGGCTGGAGAATGA
- a CDS encoding anhydro-N-acetylmuramic acid kinase, whose protein sequence is MGGLANITFLPSLDAGGLDAGGVVAFDTGPGNCLLDELAGQVGQSCDEDGRLAAQGREDAATLERWLAHPELAAPPPKATGREVWTLARLPAPTPGLPLSDLAATATRLTARSVAGALRFLPGPPDEVVIAGGGARNPVLLRMLQDEVGAVPLRTFADLGWDRCGWTDATREAAAFAFLGYAHAQGWPNTLPQTTGARRAVSGGKISLPG, encoded by the coding sequence GTGGGCGGGCTGGCGAACATCACCTTTTTGCCCAGCCTAGATGCAGGCGGCCTGGACGCGGGCGGCGTGGTCGCCTTCGACACCGGCCCCGGCAACTGCCTGCTCGACGAACTTGCCGGGCAGGTGGGCCAAAGCTGCGACGAGGACGGACGACTGGCCGCGCAGGGCCGCGAGGACGCCGCGACGTTGGAGCGCTGGCTGGCCCACCCCGAACTGGCCGCGCCGCCGCCCAAAGCCACCGGGCGCGAGGTGTGGACGCTCGCGCGGTTGCCAGCGCCGACTCCCGGCCTCCCTCTGAGCGACCTCGCCGCCACCGCGACCCGGCTGACCGCCCGCAGCGTGGCCGGGGCGCTGCGCTTTCTCCCTGGCCCGCCGGATGAAGTCGTCATTGCCGGAGGCGGGGCCAGAAACCCGGTGCTGCTGCGAATGCTGCAAGACGAAGTCGGGGCCGTTCCGCTCAGAACGTTTGCCGACCTCGGCTGGGACCGCTGCGGCTGGACCGACGCCACCCGCGAGGCCGCCGCCTTCGCCTTTCTCGGCTACGCCCACGCGCAGGGCTGGCCCAACACGCTGCCGCAGACGACCGGAGCGCGGCGGGCGGTCAGCGGCGGCAAAATTTCGCTGCCCGGCTGA
- a CDS encoding helix-turn-helix domain-containing protein: MSRPLSLARLLAEPGLLALLGQLRQAATGPQPERALVRQLAELTGGGAEIRASWGEVVAAAGVQEGEGQPFPLAHGRRQVGRLTLWAPPEWTALGPLAAEYALLSRLQSAAAGAARRRVGERTLDALLSGQGDPAALGDEAYVVAVAALAQDFGSGASARAAQAHALDVLAGAGEGYLVGSGRRGLCTVQGDGTAGDRATGERALWLWPAADVQREAAELYAALTESTGQPVRLGVGGLHRGRALAAAHAEARQALAAVPASGGVQVFGELDPLYALLTGGALDTLRSQTLARLAALGDDGRTEATLRAYLAHRGTLNELAARQHVHVNTLRYRLRRAEEVLGGSLTDPALLARLYLAFGAG, from the coding sequence ATGTCCCGCCCCCTATCGCTGGCCCGCCTGCTGGCCGAGCCAGGGTTGCTCGCGCTGCTCGGCCAGCTTCGGCAGGCGGCCACCGGCCCGCAGCCCGAGCGGGCGCTGGTGCGGCAACTCGCCGAATTGACCGGGGGCGGCGCCGAAATCCGGGCGAGCTGGGGCGAGGTGGTGGCGGCAGCAGGCGTACAGGAGGGAGAAGGCCAGCCCTTTCCCCTCGCGCATGGCCGCCGACAGGTGGGACGTCTGACGCTGTGGGCACCGCCCGAATGGACCGCGCTCGGCCCGCTCGCCGCCGAGTACGCGCTGCTCTCGCGGCTGCAAAGTGCCGCTGCCGGGGCCGCCCGCCGCCGGGTGGGAGAACGAACCCTCGACGCGCTGCTCTCCGGCCAGGGCGACCCCGCCGCGCTGGGCGACGAAGCCTACGTGGTGGCGGTGGCCGCGCTCGCCCAGGACTTCGGCAGCGGCGCGAGTGCGCGGGCGGCACAGGCCCACGCGCTCGACGTGCTCGCCGGGGCGGGGGAAGGCTACCTCGTCGGCAGTGGGCGGCGCGGACTGTGCACGGTGCAAGGGGACGGGACGGCAGGAGACCGGGCCACAGGAGAGCGGGCGCTGTGGCTGTGGCCCGCCGCCGACGTGCAGCGCGAGGCCGCCGAACTCTACGCCGCGCTCACCGAGTCCACCGGGCAGCCGGTGCGGCTGGGGGTGGGCGGGCTGCACCGGGGCCGCGCCCTGGCCGCTGCCCACGCCGAGGCACGGCAGGCCCTCGCCGCCGTTCCAGCGAGCGGTGGCGTGCAGGTCTTCGGCGAACTCGACCCGCTCTACGCCCTGCTGACGGGCGGGGCGCTCGACACGCTGCGAAGCCAGACCCTCGCCCGGCTCGCGGCCCTGGGCGACGATGGGCGCACCGAGGCCACCCTGCGCGCCTACCTCGCCCACCGGGGCACGCTGAATGAACTCGCCGCTCGGCAGCACGTTCACGTCAACACGTTGCGCTACCGCCTGCGCCGCGCCGAGGAAGTGCTCGGCGGCTCGCTGACCGACCCGGCGCTGCTCGCGCGGCTGTATCTGGCGTTCGGGGCGGGGTGA
- a CDS encoding glycoside hydrolase family 10 protein, giving the protein MMSKSRSLSALLLGALLLSACGSPENGPQPAPQPLPNPTEEAPGTPSGKVRGLWVDAFGPGIKTPEEVSTLVDTARAMNVNTLYVQVGRRGDCYCNNAAMPRTDDPEVPAGFDPLADVIAKAHAKDIEVNAWIITTALWNSVTPPKSAEHAFNTHGPNAAGRDNWLTVKADGTVKAGADWVLDPGHPDAAAYIRNMYVSVAKNYAVDGIMFDRVRYPDYNPVGGPVQWGYNETALARYRAETGATGTPDPADPQWSAWRRQQVTNLVRETALAVKAVKPGVAIAAATITYGEGPADEAAFAASRPYAEVGQDWLTWVKSGYLDQNVMMNYKRDFVPLQAGWFDQWNTFAAGLRQRYPHTEQVSGAAIYLNDIASTVSQIRKTQAAGLGWAGYSYRTPDKDVNEGKRGAAEVLADLKLRLTDAGGPFPTFVKHAPLPAASVRGLSGELRAARPGHHSVELVRAGGTWNDVVAATFSDGQGRYGFLNLPQGAFDVRVDGKILLPNVQATPGRVTMLEPITLN; this is encoded by the coding sequence ATGATGTCGAAGTCCCGTTCCCTGTCCGCCCTGCTCCTCGGCGCCCTCCTGCTCTCCGCCTGTGGAAGCCCTGAGAACGGCCCGCAACCTGCGCCCCAGCCGCTGCCCAACCCCACCGAGGAGGCGCCCGGCACCCCGAGCGGCAAAGTGCGCGGCCTGTGGGTGGACGCCTTCGGCCCCGGCATCAAGACCCCCGAGGAAGTCAGCACGTTGGTGGACACCGCCCGCGCCATGAACGTCAACACGCTGTACGTGCAGGTGGGGCGCCGGGGCGACTGCTACTGCAACAACGCCGCCATGCCGCGCACCGACGACCCCGAGGTGCCGGCGGGCTTCGACCCCCTGGCCGACGTGATTGCCAAGGCGCACGCCAAAGACATCGAGGTCAATGCCTGGATTATCACCACGGCGCTGTGGAATAGCGTGACGCCGCCCAAAAGTGCCGAGCACGCCTTCAACACCCACGGGCCGAATGCGGCGGGCCGCGACAACTGGCTGACCGTGAAGGCCGACGGCACCGTGAAGGCGGGCGCCGACTGGGTGCTCGACCCCGGTCACCCCGACGCCGCCGCCTACATCCGCAACATGTATGTCAGCGTGGCGAAAAACTACGCGGTAGACGGCATCATGTTCGACCGCGTGCGCTACCCGGACTACAACCCGGTGGGCGGCCCGGTGCAGTGGGGCTACAACGAAACGGCGCTTGCCCGCTACCGCGCCGAGACGGGCGCGACCGGCACTCCCGACCCCGCCGACCCGCAGTGGAGCGCGTGGCGTCGCCAGCAGGTGACCAACCTGGTCCGTGAAACCGCGCTGGCGGTCAAGGCCGTCAAGCCCGGTGTGGCGATCGCCGCCGCCACCATCACCTACGGCGAGGGCCCCGCCGACGAAGCCGCCTTCGCCGCCTCGCGCCCCTACGCCGAGGTCGGGCAGGACTGGCTGACCTGGGTCAAGTCCGGCTACCTCGACCAGAACGTGATGATGAACTACAAGCGCGATTTCGTGCCGCTCCAGGCAGGGTGGTTCGACCAGTGGAACACCTTCGCGGCGGGTCTCCGGCAGCGTTACCCCCACACCGAGCAGGTCAGCGGCGCGGCGATTTATCTCAACGACATCGCCAGCACCGTCAGCCAGATTCGCAAGACGCAGGCGGCGGGCCTGGGCTGGGCGGGCTACTCCTACCGCACCCCCGACAAGGACGTGAACGAGGGTAAGCGCGGGGCGGCCGAGGTGCTCGCCGACCTCAAGCTGCGCCTGACCGACGCGGGCGGCCCCTTCCCGACCTTCGTGAAGCACGCGCCCCTGCCGGCAGCCAGCGTGCGCGGCCTGAGCGGTGAACTGCGCGCGGCGCGGCCCGGGCACCACTCGGTCGAACTCGTCCGCGCCGGGGGCACCTGGAACGACGTGGTGGCCGCGACCTTCAGCGACGGCCAGGGCCGCTACGGCTTCCTGAACCTGCCACAGGGCGCCTTCGACGTGCGGGTGGACGGCAAAATACTGCTCCCGAACGTGCAGGCGACGCCGGGCCGCGTGACGATGTTAGAACCCATCACTCTGAACTGA
- a CDS encoding GntR family transcriptional regulator, with translation MSSPAPLPPEPPAWWVALDPADAAPAYVQLAQGLRRRIESGELSAGTALPAERELAARLGVSRVTLRQGLGLLEAEGLLRRRRGSGTFVAGTPHTSRQLGLLSSFSDEVRAQGGVPGARVLSFTQGRPTPQEALSLGLTAAEQVYRLRRLRTSDGDPLAVEDSTLPAALIGPLTAQDVTDASLYGLLGQRHLAPARAIRHLRAQNASAELAHLLGVPLGAALLTTERVSWLASGRPVEYARACYRGDRYDFVMDLRGEDH, from the coding sequence GTGTCCTCGCCTGCCCCTTTGCCGCCCGAGCCGCCCGCGTGGTGGGTCGCGCTCGACCCTGCCGACGCGGCCCCCGCCTACGTGCAGCTCGCGCAGGGGCTGCGGCGGCGCATCGAGAGTGGCGAGCTGAGCGCGGGCACCGCCCTGCCCGCCGAACGCGAACTCGCGGCGCGGCTCGGCGTGTCGCGGGTCACGCTGCGGCAAGGGCTGGGGCTGCTCGAAGCCGAGGGACTGCTGAGGCGGCGGCGCGGCAGCGGCACCTTCGTAGCGGGCACGCCGCACACCTCGCGCCAGCTTGGGCTGCTGAGTTCCTTTTCCGACGAGGTGCGCGCCCAGGGCGGGGTGCCGGGTGCCCGCGTCCTGAGCTTCACGCAGGGCCGCCCCACGCCCCAGGAAGCGCTGAGTCTGGGCCTGACCGCCGCCGAGCAGGTCTACCGCCTGCGCCGGCTTCGCACCTCGGACGGCGACCCGCTGGCGGTGGAAGACAGCACGCTGCCCGCCGCCCTGATTGGCCCGCTGACGGCGCAGGACGTGACCGACGCCAGCCTGTACGGGCTGCTGGGCCAGCGGCACCTCGCCCCGGCGCGCGCCATTCGGCACCTGCGGGCGCAAAACGCCTCGGCGGAACTCGCGCACCTCCTCGGCGTGCCGCTCGGCGCCGCGCTGCTCACCACCGAGCGGGTGTCGTGGCTCGCCTCCGGACGCCCGGTGGAGTACGCCCGCGCCTGCTACCGGGGCGACCGCTACGACTTCGTGATGGACCTGCGCGGAGAGGACCACTGA
- a CDS encoding serine hydrolase domain-containing protein: protein MDIPDSTARLLRSLTDSRALSGAALGVVNSAGERATLVLGHAQLTPETHPLTPEHWFDLASLTKPLFTAREVLRAAERGQLDVDDPLAAHLPETAELPLGERTLRQLLSHSAGVPAGGFLPLHEWGDPAAIRARLPLESWELREPGEAEYSDLGYLLLGLVLERVSGRPLGEFALDAELTFVPDPAHAVATEDCPWRGRVLRGEVHDEKAFALGGPAGHAGLFGTLDGVLAQAERLLRGGWLGKAAQAAAVRPESGGHTLAFVQSQPGWSGGSLCSARAFGHTGFTGTGLWVDPEYGLAWTLLTNRVHPSRHTSIDTQALRRAVGNTLLAELG, encoded by the coding sequence ATGGACATTCCCGACTCGACCGCCCGCCTGCTGCGTTCCCTCACCGACTCGCGGGCGCTTTCCGGCGCGGCGCTGGGGGTGGTCAATAGCGCGGGCGAGCGGGCGACGCTGGTGCTGGGCCACGCGCAACTGACGCCGGAAACGCACCCGCTGACGCCGGAGCACTGGTTCGACCTCGCCAGCCTGACCAAACCGCTGTTCACCGCGCGCGAGGTGCTGCGGGCCGCCGAGCGCGGGCAACTCGACGTGGACGACCCGCTCGCCGCCCACCTGCCCGAAACGGCGGAGCTGCCGCTGGGCGAGCGCACGCTGCGGCAACTGCTGAGCCACTCGGCGGGGGTTCCGGCGGGCGGGTTCCTGCCACTGCACGAGTGGGGCGACCCGGCGGCCATTCGCGCCCGGCTGCCGCTCGAATCCTGGGAACTGCGGGAGCCGGGCGAGGCAGAGTATTCCGACCTGGGGTACCTGCTGCTGGGGCTGGTGCTCGAACGGGTGAGCGGACGACCCCTGGGCGAGTTCGCGCTGGACGCGGAGCTGACCTTTGTTCCTGACCCCGCCCATGCCGTCGCCACCGAGGACTGCCCCTGGCGCGGGCGCGTGCTGCGCGGCGAGGTGCACGACGAAAAGGCGTTCGCGCTCGGTGGTCCGGCGGGGCACGCGGGGCTGTTCGGGACGCTCGACGGGGTGCTTGCCCAGGCAGAACGGCTGCTGCGCGGCGGCTGGCTAGGTAAGGCAGCGCAGGCGGCAGCGGTGCGTCCCGAAAGCGGTGGCCATACCCTCGCCTTCGTGCAATCGCAGCCCGGCTGGAGCGGCGGCAGCCTGTGCAGCGCGCGGGCCTTCGGGCACACCGGCTTTACCGGCACCGGGCTGTGGGTGGACCCGGAGTACGGGTTGGCCTGGACGCTCCTCACCAATCGGGTGCATCCGAGCCGGCACACGAGCATCGACACCCAGGCGCTCAGGCGGGCGGTGGGAAATACCTTGCTGGCTGAGTTGGGCTGA
- a CDS encoding ABC transporter permease, whose protein sequence is MTGGPETRTPLQMAWRRYRKSRPGVIAGWVLIALYVIALLSPFLAPYNITTQHEGYEYQRPQTVHLIHQGRLHRPFVYGSTTKRDPVTFAKKTVPDTAHPLPVQFFVKGEPYSFLGLQSDRHLFGVPDGQDEYGEKVPRYFFLFGTDQLGRDLFSRTLVGAQVSMTVGVVGVLISFALGILLGGVSGYFGGWVDTLIQRVVEVLLSFPRLPILLALATLIPARWPSTWVYTGIVAVLALIGWASLARVVRGQVLAARNLDYVSAAQAMGASNLRVILRHITPNLSSFLLVTATLALPGYILGESTLSFLGLGIKEPMTSWGLLLRDASKLEVVSSYPWLLWPGLFVFISVLAFNFMGDALRDAADTQSR, encoded by the coding sequence GTGACCGGCGGCCCCGAAACCCGGACCCCGCTGCAAATGGCGTGGCGGCGCTACCGCAAGTCGCGGCCCGGCGTGATTGCAGGGTGGGTGCTCATCGCGCTCTACGTTATCGCGCTGCTTTCGCCCTTTCTGGCGCCGTACAACATCACCACCCAGCATGAGGGCTACGAGTACCAACGCCCGCAGACGGTGCACCTCATCCACCAGGGCCGCCTGCACCGCCCGTTCGTCTACGGCTCGACCACCAAGCGCGACCCGGTGACCTTCGCCAAGAAGACGGTGCCCGACACCGCGCACCCGCTGCCGGTCCAGTTTTTCGTGAAGGGCGAGCCTTATTCCTTCCTGGGCCTTCAGTCCGACCGCCACCTCTTCGGCGTGCCGGATGGTCAGGACGAGTACGGGGAAAAGGTGCCGCGCTACTTCTTCCTCTTTGGCACCGACCAGCTTGGGCGCGACCTGTTTTCACGCACTTTGGTGGGCGCTCAGGTGAGCATGACGGTGGGGGTCGTCGGCGTGCTGATTTCGTTTGCCCTCGGCATCCTGCTCGGCGGCGTCAGCGGGTACTTCGGCGGCTGGGTGGACACCCTGATTCAGCGGGTGGTGGAGGTGCTGCTGTCTTTTCCCCGCCTGCCGATTCTGCTGGCGCTCGCCACGCTGATTCCGGCGCGCTGGCCCTCGACCTGGGTGTACACCGGCATCGTGGCGGTGCTGGCGCTGATCGGCTGGGCGAGTCTGGCCCGGGTGGTGCGCGGGCAAGTGCTCGCGGCACGCAACCTCGATTACGTGTCGGCGGCGCAGGCGATGGGCGCGAGCAACCTGCGCGTGATTCTGCGGCACATCACCCCCAACCTCAGCTCGTTTCTGCTCGTCACCGCGACCCTGGCGCTGCCGGGCTACATCCTGGGCGAAAGCACCCTCAGTTTCCTGGGCCTGGGCATCAAGGAACCGATGACGAGCTGGGGTCTGCTGCTGCGCGACGCGAGCAAACTCGAAGTCGTGAGCAGTTACCCCTGGCTGCTGTGGCCGGGCCTCTTCGTCTTTATCAGCGTCCTCGCCTTCAACTTCATGGGCGACGCCCTGCGTGACGCGGCCGACACCCAGAGCCGTTAA
- a CDS encoding ABC transporter permease has product MLNYTLRRILGMIPTLLVISVLCFLVIKLQPGSFIDQYLEDPRFSKETVANITRQLGLDQPAWKQYLNWITGVVTRLDFGYSFASGAPVTSIIGERLGWTVFIAALTLALTWLIAVPLGIYTAFNRYGIPAQIANFLGYVGLAIPDFLAALLLVVLVRQLGGTNVGGLFRPDMIDAPWSFAKVLDLLAHLWIPVLAVGLEGVAGLMRQMRASTLDVLSQDYIRTAKAKGLPQGRVIWKHAVRNAINPLISLAGLSLPTLISGTIIISIVMSLPTIGPLLYDSLLNKDQYTAMTLLMLSAFLLLIGNLLSDLALAWADPRVRYS; this is encoded by the coding sequence ATGCTGAACTACACCCTGCGCCGCATCCTCGGCATGATTCCCACCCTGCTCGTGATCTCGGTGCTGTGCTTTCTCGTCATCAAGTTGCAGCCCGGTTCTTTTATTGACCAGTACCTCGAAGACCCCCGGTTCTCCAAGGAAACCGTCGCCAACATCACCCGGCAGCTCGGCCTCGACCAGCCGGCGTGGAAGCAGTACCTCAACTGGATCACCGGCGTGGTCACGCGGCTCGATTTCGGGTACTCCTTCGCGTCGGGGGCGCCGGTCACGTCCATCATCGGCGAGCGGCTGGGCTGGACGGTGTTTATCGCCGCGCTCACGCTGGCGCTGACGTGGCTGATCGCGGTGCCGCTCGGCATCTACACGGCTTTTAACCGCTACGGCATTCCCGCGCAAATCGCTAACTTTCTGGGCTATGTGGGCCTCGCCATTCCCGACTTTCTGGCGGCGCTGCTGCTCGTGGTGCTGGTGCGGCAGCTCGGCGGAACGAACGTGGGCGGGCTGTTCAGACCCGACATGATCGACGCGCCGTGGTCTTTCGCCAAAGTCCTCGACCTGCTCGCGCACCTCTGGATTCCGGTGCTGGCGGTGGGCCTCGAAGGCGTGGCGGGCCTGATGCGCCAGATGCGGGCAAGCACGCTCGACGTGCTGAGCCAGGACTATATCCGCACCGCCAAAGCAAAGGGCCTGCCGCAGGGCCGCGTCATCTGGAAGCACGCGGTACGCAACGCCATCAACCCGCTCATCAGCCTCGCGGGCCTCAGCCTGCCCACGCTCATTAGTGGGACCATCATCATTTCCATCGTCATGAGCCTGCCCACCATCGGGCCGCTGCTCTACGATTCGCTGCTCAACAAGGACCAGTACACCGCCATGACCCTGCTGATGCTCTCGGCCTTCTTGCTGCTCATCGGCAACCTGCTTTCCGACCTCGCCCTCGCCTGGGCCGACCCCCGCGTGAGGTACTCGTGA
- the murQ gene encoding N-acetylmuramic acid 6-phosphate etherase, whose protein sequence is MTDPRRTEQVHPDYADLDTLAPDALIAALADDQLGAVRAVQAAAPQLTAALNAAVPQLERGGRLVYVGAGTSGRLGVLDATELTPTFSWPPERAVPLIAGGERAIRQAVEGAEDDEAAGERDVQAVNIGPDDVLIAVAASGTTPYVLGAARSGRAAGALTVGLANNPGAPLLAAVDCPVLLDTGPEIISGSTRLKAGTAQKIALNTLSSALMVRLGKLYGNLMVDVRATNAKLEDRARRLVQHATGADADAAQAALSECGGSVKTALVMLKLGLGAQEAAQRLEGAGGHARQVLGEGEALGTSAS, encoded by the coding sequence ATGACCGACCCGCGCCGCACCGAACAGGTTCACCCCGACTACGCCGACCTCGACACCCTGGCCCCCGACGCGCTGATTGCGGCGCTGGCCGACGACCAGTTGGGCGCGGTGAGGGCGGTACAGGCGGCGGCCCCGCAGCTCACGGCGGCGCTGAACGCGGCGGTGCCCCAGCTGGAGCGCGGCGGGCGGCTGGTCTACGTGGGCGCGGGAACGAGCGGGCGGCTGGGCGTGCTCGACGCCACCGAACTCACCCCCACCTTTTCCTGGCCACCTGAGCGCGCCGTGCCCTTGATTGCCGGGGGCGAGCGGGCCATCCGGCAGGCGGTGGAAGGAGCCGAGGACGACGAAGCGGCGGGCGAGCGCGACGTGCAGGCGGTGAACATCGGCCCCGACGACGTGCTGATCGCGGTGGCGGCGAGCGGGACGACGCCGTATGTCCTCGGCGCGGCGCGCTCAGGCCGGGCGGCGGGGGCGCTGACCGTGGGCCTCGCCAACAATCCGGGGGCGCCCCTGCTCGCGGCGGTGGACTGCCCGGTGTTGCTCGACACCGGCCCCGAAATCATCAGCGGCAGTACGCGGCTCAAGGCGGGTACGGCGCAAAAAATCGCGCTGAACACACTGTCGAGCGCCCTGATGGTGCGTCTGGGCAAGCTCTACGGCAACCTGATGGTGGACGTGCGCGCCACCAACGCCAAGCTGGAAGACCGGGCGCGGCGGCTGGTGCAGCACGCGACGGGGGCCGACGCCGACGCTGCCCAGGCCGCGCTGAGCGAGTGCGGCGGCAGCGTGAAAACCGCGCTGGTGATGCTCAAACTCGGCCTCGGGGCGCAGGAAGCGGCGCAGCGGCTGGAAGGGGCCGGGGGCCATGCACGGCAGGTACTGGGAGAAGGGGAAGCGCTCGGCACTTCGGCTTCCTGA